A single Cryomorphaceae bacterium DNA region contains:
- a CDS encoding TolC family protein translates to METLKKVLIGLLLWPVSLAAQDSTSFTLAEAIDFAKVNSYALRDSEFEIEKAKRLVKETLAIGLPQIDGSVSYNNYLEVPIQQIPGDFVPGGNPDELIEVQFQPEQNMGFDITANQLIFDGSYIVATKSVRVFLELSEKLKVKTEYEITNAIIQLYAQVLVAQENYDVLTESAKSLRATLEETTALQSEGFVAEQDVDQLALLVLSTENRVRQAERQKGVSLNILLFTMGLPLDSEIDLVTPLDNIVNIAGEETLVGDFDFTTHIDYQLAENQLRTDELKMANEQAAYMPSLSAFYSYQQNSQSNSFNFFGDAAWFPTQLLGVRMNVPIFASFGRKNAVAQARINVDQSSMNLERTGRDIMVQVQQARAYYYQALDNYVTSEENLELSSRINNKELTKYKEGISTSLDLAQAQRQFLDSQNDFINSTYNLIDAKSNLLKALNRY, encoded by the coding sequence ATGGAAACACTAAAAAAAGTGCTCATTGGATTGCTGTTGTGGCCCGTCTCCCTGGCCGCACAGGATTCTACGAGTTTCACCTTGGCCGAAGCCATCGACTTCGCTAAAGTGAACAGCTACGCCCTGCGCGATTCGGAATTCGAAATCGAGAAGGCGAAGCGCCTCGTCAAAGAAACCTTGGCCATCGGTTTGCCTCAAATCGACGGATCGGTTTCCTACAACAACTACCTGGAAGTGCCCATTCAACAGATTCCCGGAGACTTTGTCCCTGGCGGAAATCCGGATGAGTTGATTGAAGTGCAGTTTCAGCCCGAGCAAAACATGGGCTTTGACATCACGGCCAACCAGTTGATTTTCGACGGATCCTACATCGTGGCGACTAAAAGTGTCCGCGTATTTCTGGAATTGTCGGAAAAGTTGAAGGTGAAGACCGAGTATGAAATCACGAACGCCATCATCCAGCTCTACGCCCAAGTATTGGTCGCTCAGGAGAATTACGATGTATTGACGGAATCCGCCAAGAGCCTACGCGCCACCTTGGAAGAGACCACGGCCCTTCAATCCGAAGGATTCGTGGCGGAACAAGACGTGGACCAGCTCGCGCTCTTGGTGCTGAGTACCGAGAATCGTGTGCGGCAGGCCGAACGTCAAAAAGGCGTCAGCTTGAACATCTTGCTCTTTACGATGGGATTGCCCCTTGACAGTGAGATTGACCTCGTGACACCTTTGGACAATATCGTGAACATCGCAGGAGAAGAAACCCTTGTGGGCGACTTTGACTTCACCACCCATATTGATTATCAATTGGCCGAAAACCAATTGCGTACGGACGAGCTCAAAATGGCGAACGAGCAGGCAGCTTATATGCCGAGCCTCAGCGCGTTTTACAGCTATCAGCAAAACAGCCAGTCGAACTCCTTTAATTTCTTTGGAGATGCGGCTTGGTTCCCCACTCAGCTTCTCGGAGTGCGCATGAACGTGCCCATCTTTGCCTCTTTTGGACGCAAGAATGCGGTAGCTCAAGCGCGGATCAATGTGGACCAAAGTTCCATGAACCTGGAGCGCACGGGCCGTGACATCATGGTTCAAGTGCAACAAGCACGTGCCTACTACTATCAGGCTTTGGACAACTACGTGACCTCCGAAGAAAATCTAGAACTCTCCAGTCGAATCAACAACAAGGAATTGACCAAGTACAAAGAGGGAATCTCTACGAGTTTGGATCTGGCACAAGCCCAGCGACAATTCTTGGATAGTCAAAATGACTTTATCAACTCTACTTACAACTTGATCGACGCTAAATCGAACTTACTCAAAGCACTTAACCGTTACTAA
- a CDS encoding efflux RND transporter periplasmic adaptor subunit — protein MKKFILLTVVAAVVAACGTTPTEDTSDLGQLRAEKDSLIVLSQKVLDEISVLDEKISSLDTNAKRALVSILPVSQQNFEHYFSVHGVVRANKNVTLYAESAGNVTGMNVKEGQRVSAGQVLVELDAEVMKSQLKEVETNLALAIDLYERQKRLWDQKIGSEVDYLNAKNRKEALEQSKATLERQIQMAQIIAPFSGVIDEVFPRKGEYVGPSSPVVRLINLDQTYLESDVSEYYVSKVKAGTPVLIEFPSLDTTLEAKITRTGNYINPNNRTFKLEVNLTNVRGIELKPNLLAVVNVMDYNDEEALVLPARTIQQTPTGESFVYVVSQGTGVAKVRKQMITTGFTYQNMTEITEGLKATDFIVDKGARSIREGQDVRIAANTL, from the coding sequence ATGAAAAAGTTTATCCTCCTTACTGTTGTCGCAGCCGTAGTCGCTGCCTGCGGTACCACCCCTACAGAAGATACTTCGGACTTGGGTCAATTGAGAGCTGAAAAAGACTCTTTGATTGTCTTGTCTCAGAAAGTGCTGGATGAAATTTCTGTCTTGGACGAGAAGATTTCAAGCTTGGATACGAACGCGAAGCGCGCCTTGGTTTCCATCCTTCCCGTTAGCCAACAGAACTTTGAGCACTACTTCAGCGTGCACGGAGTTGTTCGCGCCAACAAGAACGTGACCCTCTATGCCGAAAGTGCAGGGAATGTCACCGGAATGAACGTGAAAGAAGGCCAGCGCGTAAGTGCAGGACAAGTATTGGTCGAGCTGGATGCTGAGGTGATGAAGAGTCAACTCAAAGAAGTAGAGACCAACTTGGCTTTGGCCATTGACTTGTACGAGCGTCAAAAGCGTTTGTGGGATCAAAAAATTGGTTCAGAAGTGGATTACTTGAATGCCAAGAACCGCAAGGAAGCTTTGGAGCAAAGTAAGGCTACCTTGGAGCGTCAAATCCAAATGGCTCAAATCATTGCTCCGTTCTCTGGTGTCATTGATGAGGTCTTCCCGCGCAAAGGGGAATATGTTGGACCATCATCTCCTGTGGTACGCTTGATCAACTTGGATCAAACCTACTTGGAGTCAGATGTCAGTGAATACTATGTGAGCAAAGTAAAGGCAGGTACTCCAGTACTGATTGAATTCCCTTCTTTGGACACGACCCTAGAAGCGAAAATCACCCGTACTGGAAACTACATCAACCCGAACAACCGGACCTTCAAATTGGAGGTTAACCTGACCAATGTGCGCGGGATTGAGTTGAAGCCAAATCTTTTGGCCGTGGTGAATGTGATGGACTACAACGACGAGGAGGCCTTGGTCCTTCCAGCGCGTACCATCCAGCAAACACCAACAGGTGAGAGCTTTGTGTACGTCGTTTCTCAGGGAACCGGTGTGGCCAAAGTGCGCAAGCAAATGATTACTACTGGGTTCACCTATCAGAATATGACGGAGATTACCGAAGGACTAAAGGCCACGGACTTTATCGTGGACAAAGGTGCTCGATCTATTCGTGAAGGCCAGGACGTCCGAATTGCGGCGAACACGCTATAA
- the asnS gene encoding asparagine--tRNA ligase, producing MKRIKVKELLSGERIGEEVTAKGWVRHFRSNRFIALNDGSCLTNIQAVVDHENTSEEVLAQISVGAAVRVTGELVESQGRGQSVEIQVREVEVLGTADPEKYPLQPKKHSLEFLREIAHLRPRTQSFSAVFRIRHAVAYAIHKYFNDRGFYYMHTPIITGSDAEGAGEMFQVTTLDLENVPRTEDGAVDFEQDFFDKPTNLTVSGQLEAELGAMALGQVYTFGPTFRAENSNTSRHLAEFWMIEPEVAFADLDDNMDLAEDFLKEVIGYVMEHCDEDLAFLENRLLDEEKSKPQAERSPRALRDKLKFVIENEFKRVSYTEAIDILRNSKPNKKKKFNYLIDGWGADLQSEHERFLVEKHFEAPVILFDYPADIKAFYMRQNEDGKTVRAMDILFPGIGEIVGGSQREERLDVLRQKVADFDIPEEELWWYLETRKYGTAPHSGFGLGFERLVLFITGMGNIRDVIPFPRFPGSASF from the coding sequence ATGAAACGGATCAAGGTCAAAGAGCTGCTGAGCGGCGAAAGGATAGGTGAAGAAGTAACAGCCAAAGGATGGGTGCGCCACTTTCGGAGCAACCGTTTTATTGCGCTGAATGACGGAAGTTGCTTGACCAATATTCAAGCGGTAGTAGACCACGAGAACACTTCGGAAGAGGTCCTCGCTCAGATTTCCGTGGGTGCTGCCGTGCGCGTCACCGGTGAGCTCGTAGAGAGTCAAGGACGCGGACAGAGCGTGGAAATTCAGGTGCGTGAAGTTGAGGTCCTCGGTACTGCAGATCCCGAAAAATACCCCCTTCAACCCAAGAAGCACAGCTTGGAATTCCTTCGGGAGATCGCGCACTTGCGTCCTCGGACACAAAGCTTTAGTGCCGTTTTCCGGATTCGTCATGCCGTGGCTTATGCCATCCACAAGTACTTTAACGACCGTGGGTTCTACTACATGCACACCCCGATCATTACGGGGAGCGATGCGGAAGGCGCTGGGGAGATGTTCCAAGTGACCACGCTGGATTTGGAAAACGTGCCCCGCACCGAAGATGGCGCGGTTGATTTTGAACAAGACTTTTTCGACAAACCGACGAACCTGACCGTATCGGGACAGTTGGAGGCGGAACTCGGGGCCATGGCTTTGGGTCAGGTCTATACTTTTGGCCCTACGTTCCGGGCGGAAAACTCGAACACCAGCCGTCATTTGGCGGAGTTCTGGATGATTGAACCAGAGGTCGCCTTTGCCGACTTGGACGACAACATGGACCTCGCTGAGGACTTTTTGAAAGAAGTAATCGGATACGTCATGGAGCACTGTGACGAAGACCTCGCTTTCTTGGAGAACCGTCTTTTGGATGAGGAGAAATCGAAGCCTCAGGCCGAGCGTTCACCTCGTGCCTTGCGCGACAAGCTCAAATTCGTCATCGAAAACGAGTTCAAGCGCGTGTCCTACACAGAGGCCATTGACATCTTGCGCAACAGCAAGCCCAACAAAAAGAAGAAATTCAACTACCTGATCGACGGATGGGGCGCGGATCTTCAGAGTGAGCACGAGCGATTCCTCGTCGAAAAGCACTTTGAAGCACCTGTCATTCTGTTCGATTACCCGGCAGACATCAAAGCCTTCTACATGCGCCAAAATGAAGATGGCAAAACGGTGCGGGCCATGGATATCTTGTTCCCGGGCATTGGCGAAATCGTGGGTGGATCGCAGCGGGAAGAACGCCTCGATGTCCTTCGCCAGAAGGTAGCCGACTTCGACATTCCCGAGGAAGAGCTTTGGTGGTACTTGGAGACACGTAAATACGGTACTGCGCCACACAGTGGCTTCGGTTTAGGATTCGAGCGATTGGTCCTATTTATTACCGGAATGGGAAATATTCGTGACGTTATTCCATTTCCTCGATTCCCAGGTAGCGCGTCTTTCTAA
- a CDS encoding TetR/AcrR family transcriptional regulator, whose amino-acid sequence MEQELEARIKMHALQMFMQLGVRSVTMDDVARDMAISKKTLYQFVDNKADLVDKAFTFLVDTTIPRVHEIWEAPGNAIDHMFMLDEFMCGMVEAHNPAAKFQLKKYYPATWKKIEEIRFREFMVTIKTNITAGKEEGLYRPELNEELIALMYFGKADLMTEADWFPIEDYDITLISHVSLEYHLRGICSPLGLEYLDKLIEEKQWKH is encoded by the coding sequence ATGGAACAAGAACTAGAAGCAAGGATCAAAATGCACGCTCTCCAGATGTTTATGCAGCTCGGAGTGCGGAGTGTGACGATGGATGATGTGGCGAGGGATATGGCGATCTCAAAAAAGACGCTTTATCAGTTCGTCGATAATAAAGCAGACCTGGTGGATAAGGCCTTCACCTTTTTGGTGGATACCACTATTCCCCGAGTGCATGAAATCTGGGAAGCCCCAGGAAATGCTATCGATCACATGTTTATGTTGGATGAGTTTATGTGCGGTATGGTGGAAGCTCACAATCCCGCCGCTAAGTTCCAACTCAAGAAGTACTACCCGGCCACCTGGAAGAAGATCGAGGAAATTCGTTTCCGAGAATTCATGGTGACCATCAAGACCAATATCACAGCCGGAAAAGAAGAAGGTCTGTACAGACCAGAACTCAACGAGGAGCTGATTGCGCTGATGTATTTCGGCAAAGCGGACCTCATGACGGAAGCGGATTGGTTCCCCATCGAAGACTACGACATCACACTAATCAGCCACGTGAGTTTGGAATACCACCTCCGTGGCATTTGTTCACCCCTGGGGTTAGAATACCTCGACAAATTAATCGAAGAGAAGCAATGGAAACACTAA
- the rpoN gene encoding RNA polymerase factor sigma-54: MLKQQLQQKLSQKLSPQQIQLMKMIQLPLQALEQRVKQELEDNPALEEASLDFDNDTSTDFDDYEDREQNTIEAEDINVDEYLSDDEIPNYRLHANNHSADDEDARVPITAGATFTQILLDQLQMIKMDSEVGEIARYLVGAVDDDGYIRRELMAILDDLAFTRNIFTTLDKLEEALEVVQTLDPPGVGARDLQECLLLQLDRKAQSLAVTNAICILDKCFDEFSKKHYERITRKLDISEEELKDAIEEIVRLNPKPGASAAQNTRGAAQVIPDFTIKIVEGELELTLNSRNAPELNVSRSYNEMLQHFQKTKDKANKEQKEAVLFVKQKLDSAKWFIDAIKQRQHTLYITMNAIMEKQREYFLTGDERMMQPMILKDIADEIHMDISTVSRVASSKYVQTPYGTFLIKNFFSEAMTNEEGEEVSTRKIKKILEDLIGEEDKRKPITDEKLSVALKEKGFPIARRTVAKYREQLNIPVARLRKQL, translated from the coding sequence ATGCTAAAACAACAGCTCCAACAGAAGCTTAGCCAGAAGTTATCTCCTCAGCAAATACAGCTGATGAAGATGATTCAGTTGCCCCTACAGGCGTTGGAGCAACGGGTTAAGCAGGAGTTGGAAGACAACCCGGCTCTGGAAGAAGCCTCCCTCGATTTCGACAACGATACGTCTACGGACTTCGATGACTACGAAGACCGGGAACAGAATACCATTGAAGCGGAGGACATCAACGTCGACGAGTATTTGAGCGATGACGAGATTCCGAACTACCGCCTCCACGCCAACAATCATTCAGCGGATGATGAGGACGCACGCGTACCCATTACCGCAGGGGCCACCTTTACCCAGATTCTCTTGGATCAACTTCAAATGATCAAGATGGATTCGGAGGTGGGTGAGATCGCACGATACCTTGTAGGCGCCGTAGATGACGACGGCTATATTCGCCGGGAGCTGATGGCCATTCTCGATGACTTGGCCTTTACCCGGAACATTTTTACCACCCTCGACAAGTTGGAGGAAGCCTTGGAAGTGGTGCAGACTTTGGATCCTCCGGGAGTGGGTGCCCGGGATCTACAAGAATGCCTCTTACTGCAGTTGGATCGGAAGGCCCAGAGCCTCGCCGTGACCAACGCCATTTGCATCTTGGACAAGTGCTTCGATGAGTTTTCCAAGAAGCACTACGAACGAATTACGCGCAAACTCGACATCTCCGAAGAGGAATTGAAGGACGCCATCGAGGAAATTGTCCGGCTGAACCCAAAACCGGGTGCCTCCGCTGCGCAAAACACGCGTGGTGCGGCTCAGGTCATTCCCGATTTCACCATCAAAATTGTCGAAGGGGAGCTGGAGTTGACCTTAAATTCGAGAAACGCACCAGAACTGAACGTTAGCCGAAGCTACAATGAGATGCTTCAGCATTTTCAGAAGACCAAGGACAAAGCGAACAAGGAGCAAAAAGAGGCCGTCCTCTTTGTCAAGCAAAAGCTGGATTCGGCGAAGTGGTTTATCGATGCCATCAAGCAGCGTCAACACACCTTGTACATCACCATGAACGCCATCATGGAAAAACAGCGGGAGTACTTTTTAACCGGTGATGAGCGCATGATGCAGCCGATGATCCTCAAGGATATTGCCGATGAGATTCACATGGATATTTCGACGGTCTCACGGGTCGCCAGCAGCAAGTATGTTCAAACGCCCTACGGAACCTTCCTCATCAAGAACTTCTTCAGTGAAGCGATGACCAATGAAGAAGGAGAAGAAGTCTCTACGCGGAAAATCAAGAAGATCCTGGAGGATCTCATTGGCGAGGAAGACAAGCGCAAGCCCATCACTGACGAGAAGCT